One genomic region from Phoenix dactylifera cultivar Barhee BC4 unplaced genomic scaffold, palm_55x_up_171113_PBpolish2nd_filt_p 000046F, whole genome shotgun sequence encodes:
- the LOC103711549 gene encoding serine/threonine protein phosphatase 2A 59 kDa regulatory subunit B' gamma isoform-like isoform X2: MIKQILGKLPRKPSSKSSATADSTDGVVSSAGPTAGRTPNLSSAAGSKAAQGKKSSSGPAGSNGYGNAAASAMPTPMYELLPSFREVPSSEKPNLFLKKMALCCVAFDFTDPGKNLREKEVKRQTLLELVDHVATATGRFSEAAMQESTRMVAANLFRTLPSSGSDSTFRGLPEGFDAEEEEPAMEPAWPHLQVVYEFLLRFIASPETDAKLAKRYIDHSFVLRLLDLFDSEDQREREYLKTILHRVYGKFMVHRPFIRKAINNIFYRFIFETEKHNGIAELLEILGSIINGFALPLKEEHKLFLVRALIPLHKPKCVALYHQQLSYCITQFVEKDFKLADTVIRGLLKYWPITNSSKEVMFLGELEEVLEATQVAEFQRCMVPLFRQIGRCLNSLHFQCQHLACTVMECAQVYKRIW, translated from the coding sequence ATGATCAAGCAGATTCTGGGCAAGCTGCCACGCAAACCCTCCTCCAAATCCTCCGCCACCGCCGATTCCACCGACGGCGTCGTCTCCTCAGCGGGCCCCACCGCCGGCCGAACCCCGAATTTGAGCTCCGCTGCTGGCAGCAAAGCCGCCCAGGGCAAGAAGTCCTCCTCGGGACCCGCCGGCAGCAACGGATATGGCAATGCCGCGGCCTCCGCGATGCCGACGCCGATGTACGAGCTGCTTCCCAGCTTCCGCGAGGTGCCCAGCTCCGAGAAgcccaatttgttcttgaagaAGATGGCCTTGTGCTGCGTGGCGTTCGACTTTACCGACCCCGGCAAGAACCTCCGGGAGAAGGAGGTGAAGCGGCAGACGCTGCTGGAGCTCGTCGACCATGTGGCGACGGCCACCGGCAGGTTCAGCGAGGCCGCGATGCAGGAGTCGACGCGGATGGTGGCCGCGAACCTCTTCCGCACCTTACCCTCTTCCGGCTCCGACTCCACCTTCCGGGGGCTTCCCGAGGGGTTCGacgccgaggaggaggagcccgCCATGGAGCCCGCCTGGCCCCACCTCCAGGTTGTCTACGAGTTCCTGCTGCGGTTCATCGCGTCGCCGGAGACCGACGCCAAGCTGGCCAAGCGCTACATCGACCACTCCTTCGTCCTGCGGCTGCTCGACCTCTTCGACTCCGAGGACCAGCGGGAGCGGGAGTACCTGAAGACGATTCTCCACCGGGTGTACGGGAAGTTCATGGTTCACCGCCCCTTCATCCGGAAGGCCATCAACAACATCTTCTACCGGTTCATCTTCGAGACGGAGAAGCACAATGGGATCGCCGAGCTGCTGGAGATACTGGGAAGCATAATTAATGGGTTTGCGCTGCCGCTCAAGGAGGAGCATAAGCTGTTCCTTGTTCGTGCGCTCATCCCGCTTCACAAGCCCAAGTGTGTGGCCCTGTACCACCAGCAGCTCTCCTACTGCATCACCCAGTTTGTGGAGAAGGACTTTAAGCTGGCGGATACTGTCATCAGGGGGCTCTTGAAGTACTGGCCAATCACCAATAGCTCCAAGGAAGTCATGTTTCTTGGGGAGCTGGAGGAGGTTCTGGAAGCCACGCAGGTCGCAGAGTTCCAGAGGTGTATGGTGCCCTTGTTCCGGCAGATTGGCCGCTGCCTGAATAGCTTGCACTTTCAG
- the LOC103711557 gene encoding homeobox protein knotted-1-like LET6, with protein MEGRSGSGGGGDSSCLMGGFGEGSSGLSPLMIMPLMASRSIPTPTPHMSNNGLFVPPPPSNAGGEDYDNNVIKAKIMAHPQYPRLLSAYVNCHKVGAPPEVVARLEEACATSLMMGRASSSSAAAGDGGNGGGGEDPALDQFMEAYCEMLTKYEQELSKPFKEAMLFLSRIDSQFKSLSLSTPPPPQVYGEQLERNGSSEEEFGASENYVDPQAEDRELKGQLLRKYSGYLSSLKQEFLKKRKKGKLPKEARQQLLDWWNRHYKWPYPSEAQKLALAQSTGLDQKQINNWFINQRKRHWKPSEEMQFVVMDTAHPHYFMDNSLGNPFPLDCAPALL; from the exons ATGGAGGGCCGGAGCGGGAGCGGCGGAGGCGGCGATAGCTCGTGCCTGATGGGCGGCTTCGGCGAGGGCAGCAGCGGCCTCTCGCCGCTCATGATCATGCCTCTTATGGCGTCACGTTCCATTCCGACACCAACTCCACACATGTCCAACAACGGTCTCTTCGTACCTCCCCCGCCGAGCAACGCCGGCGGCGAGGACTATGATAACAACGTCATCAAGGCCAAGATCATGGCGCATCCTCAGTACCCTCGACTCCTCTCCGCCTACGTTAACTGCCACAAG GTGGGAGCGCCGCCGGAGGTGGTGGCGAGGCTGGAGGAGGCGTGCGCGACGTCGCTGATGATGGGCCGGGCTTCGTCCTCGTCGGCGGCGGCTGGGGATGGAGGgaatggcggcggcggcgaggatCCGGCGCTGGACCAGTTCATGGAGGCCTACTGCGAGATGTTAACCAAGTACGAGCAGGAGCTCTCCAAGCCTTTCAAGGAAGCCATGCTTTTCCTCTCTCGGATTGATTCCCAATTTaagtccctctccctctccactccccctcctcctcaag TGTATGGGGAGCAGTTGGAAAGGAACGGATCATCTGAGGAAGAGTTTGGTGCATCTGAGAATTATGTCGATCCTCAAGCTGAGGACAGGGAGCTTAAAGGTCAACTCCTTCGGAAATACAGCGGCTATCTCAGCAGCCTTAAGCAGGAAtttttgaagaagaggaagaaagggaagcTGCCCAAAGAGGCCCGGCAACAGCTTCTTGACTGGTGGAATAGGCACTACAAGTGGCCATATCCTTCG GAGGCGCAGAAGCTGGCACTGGCGCAATCAACGGGACTCGACCAGAAGCAAATAAACAACTGGTTCATCAACCAAAGGAAGCGCCACTGGAAGCCGTCGGAGGAGATGCAGTTCGTGGTGATGGACACGGCGCATCCTCACTACTTCATGGACAATAGTCTTGGCAATCCCTTTCCCTTGGACTGTGCCCCGGCTCTTCTTTGA